DNA sequence from the Lycium barbarum isolate Lr01 chromosome 5, ASM1917538v2, whole genome shotgun sequence genome:
AATGAAGCCTTATTTCTCTTCCTCTTAGAAATTAGAATTGTCTAAATTATTGGCAAGCGTGTCAAACTTGCTATACAATTATATTAAGTCTGAGATTTAATTAATTGCGTAAGATTCCCCTCCATTGTAGCATGACCAatgcagcttatatatatattttcaataGTCTTCAATTTGTTCATTTTACATATTTCATATTAATTGGTTATTCAAAATAAATCCCCCCACcccaaccacaaaaaaaaaaaaaaaacttaagctgGAGATTAGTATGAATATAACATATATTTTTGTTGGTTACCCCATTTTAGGATATCTATTTAGTAAATGACCATCTTTTTATTTCTCTTGCAACTTATGAGCCTTTTAGATGGCGATCTAAAGGATTTCTTTGTGCAACCTGAAAATCTTATAAGAAAACGTCACTCCACGGTCTAAAATTGTGCAGACCTTAGACATAGTCTATGTTTTATCAGTCCAGAGAACTATACTTATACAATTTTTAAAAAGTAGGAACAAGAACTAAATGATGACCTAAAAAAGAGACATTTGCATAAATCAACCGGAATATAAGGGCATGATTTTGAAGTATCCAGTAGGACAAATTTGACTATTAGTAATATAGAACTGGATAAAATCGTAGACTATGTTATTGGTAACAATTGACCTACGCAACCTTTTAATTAATTCTAACATGCATATGATTAAATTGTACACGACTTACAACTTAATCAAAAATTGAagataacgtgaaaagtcaactCCTGgatttaacttttaaaaataattaacaaaCTCCCCTTGAGCTCTTAATTAGCAGTTCTATATAATTAACTCTCAGAGGGAACCAAATTCTGGTTTATTTCCAATGGCAATTCATCTATTCTCCAACAATATGTTTCTCTTTATATCATGGATCTTTTGTGCTTTGTCAGTTTGTGCCAAATCTAATCCAAACGTAAGTATATATTTATCTATACATCTGTCTCTTTTTTTAACTTCATATAGATTTTTCACACAATTGCATGCATATATATGAAGAAGTTTATTTTAGCTTCATTAGAAAGAAGCAGCCCTTGTCTTTACTCGGCGGATCATTTCATTGGGCATCTCGTATTTATGTCCCCATTTGACTGTCACTCGAGGGTGTAATTGTATATAGCTTGATCTTAGAGGGTCGTTGGCTTCATTTATTATCGATGATGCTACCTCATATTGAAATACTTCCAATAAACTTGAGTACATATAGGATACACCGAATATTAAACCTTTTCTCAAGATATCACTCAAACTGTTGGGGTGGTTGTTGTGTGTTTTAACTGTAATAGCATGTAATTTGCCTTATTTTTAAGTTACTAGTCCCATTTTTTATGAACAATTATTTATAGTTATCTTCTAAATGACTTAACGGTATAAAATTTGTTTGATACTATTGTCGGTTTATAGATATTAAACTCTTTTCTTCAAAGATTTAACTTATGTTCAACTGTCAACATGTGATGAAATTTTGCCTTGTCAGTGAAATTTAACCAGTTAAAAAGCTTACTCGTCTTTTATTCTTCAAGTCAGTAATTCATATTGCAAGTAGTCAGGGGCGGATGGACAATATATGGTACGGGTTTAGAAAAAACCCAACAGTTTTAGCCCAAATCTTGTATAAATTCACTAAATATATACATAGTAAATTGTGAATCCAATAGCATAAACGGCTTGTTGCAAGCGAGGCAGAACTCATAAACTTCATATATTGAGTTCGCCTCTACGGGTAGACAATATAAAGATCTAACATTGTAGAAAACTTTTTATATTATCAGTGTATTTGAACTATTGTAACAAATagattgccttttttttttcagGTGATACGACAATTAATATAAATTTCTTCAAATTGTCATATAAAAGTAACCTcttttaccctgtgcgcacccaaagggtagcgggTGCgagttcccatgtcatcaaaaaaaaaaagtaacctctcattttttatttttctttctaaaCATACATCTTGTTTCAAATACAGTGGCATAACAGGAAGCATCACACATCAGGAAATTGGATGAACCATGGTGGTGATTTGTACAATCAAAGATTTGCCTATGGTGAAAGAAAAATTAGTCCTATGACTGCTTCAAAGCTGAGGTTAAAATGGGAATTCAAAGCCGGAAAAGATATAACGGCTACGCCAGCGATATTCGCTGGAATATTATATTTTCCTAGCTGGAATGGCAATATATATGCAGTGAGAGCCAAAGATGGAGTTGTAGTTTGGGAAAAAAGTGTGCAAGAATTGACTGGAATTAATgggaaatttaattcatcttcattGCCTAATGTTACAAGTATAGTTGCAAGAGCAACACCAAGTGTTGTAAGTGATAGGGATTTGGTGATTGTTGGAGTTTATGGGCCAAGTTTGGTTCTTGGTTTGAAAAGAAGTAATGGAGATCTTATTTGGAGTACAAGATTGGATGACCATCCTGCTAGTGTTGTTACCATGTCTGGTACATACTACAAGGGGTATGTTTACTTGACCCCACAACCCCATTTTTTTAAGTTTCCTGCTCTGCTCGGTGTTCGGTGCCCACTTTGCGGCCCAAGTAATTTTAATTTGTTTTGAAAAATTTTACTTTTTTAGTAGGGGCAGAGCTACAGTCTTAGTTACAGATTCGGATGAACACAATATCCCACAACCCTTTCCATTTTTATAATTTTAGGGTTTTCATTTGGTGTATAGTATTCATTTTGAGGCAAATTAATTTGGGTTTGCCCCAAGAAATTTCACTTTTGGGGGTAAAGAGCTTCCTTATTTTTACTTGAAGTGCCTATGTATCATAGTCAGGTGTTAATAACAGGATTCTGGATTTAGGTACATATTTAGTGGATTTCTTAATATAAATATAGTATTTGAACTAAAGTGATTTTGTTCAATCGAATCAATAGGTAGCCTTCTAGCTCTGCCTCTGAGTCACACAAATGTATGACGCGTTTAAGATTATGGAATTCAAAAAAAATCCTTCATTTTTACACTCCATGAaagtcaaattatatcacataaattcaACAGGATGAAATAGGATAAACACAAATCTTCTACACATACATAAATTTTTTAATCTCCCTAGCATAAGGGAgttcagtgttttaaaaggcgagggcgtaaggcagggcgttttacgtctgcctcagtgaggcgaaagccccgaggcacggggcgtaagccccatggagttttaatttttagtattttataaaatgatataattataataaatacttttaaataggtgaaatagcgtaaaaaattgaagaaaactataaataagtgatatatatatatatatatgctccaccctcacaaaaaaactaattagaacaatctattatacgctacttacaagtacaagtgactgctcgttacttttttgagatagtagaagacaagataaataattggaaaagaacatatattaggcattctagcaataaaaaaaaggtcttgacttttaaatttaatatttcagttcctttttaaaacatttgagtaattacatgttgactttcgAGAATTTAGGCATTATACtcaggacttatttaacaaatttcgttttagtttgaagaagttttctgggcttacgccccaacacgccccaacaaaaaagcctcgccccaaacgcccgggCATACGCCCCGAATTGTTAGGCGTACGCCTTTTGGgactttcgccccgacccatcgccctggggtatttttggtacgccccgccccgggactcccccgaaaacgccttttaaaacactgatggGAGTTATAGAATCAAATTTTTGGTATGATTTTTAATTGTTTTCCTATTCTTGTCAAAATTCCTAGTTCCACCATTATTTTCTATGTGTCATAGTGCTAACAAAAATCAATGCAAATTTCCATGTTTGTAGAGCTTTTTACGTAGGAACTTCATCACTAGAAGAAGGTGCTACAATCGATGAATGTTGCTACTTTCGTGGTAGCTTCCTCAAGTTAGATATTGAAACAGGAAAAATACTATGGAAAACCTTCATGCTGCCAGAAAATGGTGGAAAAAAAGGCGGTTATTCTGGCGCCGCCATATGGGGGAGCAGCCCTTCCATCGATTCGCGGAGAAACCACGTCTACATCGCCACTGGAAACCTCTACTCCGTCCCTAAACACATTGAGGACTGCCAAAAGGAGCAAAATCAACGGAACCAAACGAACCCGACCAGACCTGACCCATGCATCGAGCCCGAGAACCATTCGAACTCGATGTTGGCCTTGGATTTGGATACCGGTGAGATCGAATGGTACTGTAGACATCAAAATTTTATTGGATTAAATTCATAATGAAATTTGGATTATATTCTAATTTCATGACATGTTGATCGACCAAGTCAAACTTTGATTAAtataagggaaattttcaaaaatgtaCAGCTTTTAAGAATATTACGCTACGTGTAGGTAGTCCAACATACAATATTATGCTACATTATTATAGATTGTATAAAAaatgtttatacacaaatatgagaTAAAtcgggtgtttatacacaaagCAACGGGCTAtgtggcgtaaatattttcaaaaaaatacaTAAAGAGTAATTTTTCCGGATTCGGGAAAGTTCAAAAATGTACAGCTTTTAAAAATATTTCCACCACGTAGCCCAATTTACAATATTATACATATACACTGGGAGGAAAGTGTTATACATAATATATCAACCTTATAAGAGTGTATAATAGTATAGAAAAGGTGTTTATACAAAAATATGGGCTAAAtcgggtgtttatacacaaagtaTGGGGtacgtggcgtaaatattttcaaaaatagacataCAGCGTCATTTCCCCGGATTATTAAAATTATGTAAGTCAAAATTACACGTCTTAAATGAAATTCAATTTATTAACAAAATAATCATTAAAATGATTTTTTATCACATTTGTTTTGTGATTGCAATTATCTATTTTCTGCTAACAAAATTTGTCGCGAACAGGTACAAACAGATTGGAGGATACGACGTGTGGTTTGTCGCGTGCGCAAATTCGACGAACCCTAATTGCCCGGTTGGCCCGAGCCCTGATTATGATTTTGGTGAAGCTCCAATGATGTTAAGTGTGCTTGTTAATGGAACAAAGAAGCTAGACATTGTAGCAGCTGTGCAGAAGAGTGGAATTGCATGGGCATTGAATCGTGATAATGGTGACCTCTTCTGGACTACTGTAAGTGCTCTCCTTTTTAGACAAACGTTACTACTTTTTGGTCACCGGTATAGTTGAGGTGTCTAGTTGATAACTTTGATAAATATCTATAGCGATGGTGGTGTTTGATTTAGTTTACGCACACATCTCGTCTATTCCATCTAAAATCTGCTATCTCCCACCATTCCATTTGATAGCATAGTTGAGGTGTCTAGTCGATAACTATGACAAACCTTTTTCTAAAGACAGTGATCTCAGACCATCTCGTACACACCTCGACTATTTATTTTGATAACTGTGACAATGCTTTTAAATAACAGTGGTTGCTGGGCATGTTTGTGTGCAGTCAATTATTTCACCATATATTTGCTACCTCCTATTATTCCACCTGATATTATAGTTGAGGTGTCCAGTAGATAAATGTGGACAAGTTTTTCTTTTTGAGgatggtggttagaccaacttaAAAGCACCTCGACTATTGCATCTaatacctgctacctcccactaTCCCACCTGATAGCATAGCTGAGGTTTCTCGTCTTAGACCAACTTGCACACACTTTTAACTATTTCACATGATACCTTTTATCTCCCACCAGCACGAGTACCGGTAACTCTTCCTACTAAAATTTAaacagataaaaaaaaataacctaatattttttttatctccgtaaatattTGAACCTAAGACCTCATGGTTCTCTTCTCACTAATTGCAACAAATTTAAGGGGTTATCAGATAAATTTTGTATTAAAAAAATAGACACGGTCAAACTTGAAGATGATGCAACACTAAAGAAAATGAGGTTGATGTATGCAGGAAGCTGGTCCTGGAGGCGTAGGAGGAGGCGGCATATGGGGAGCAGCCACAGACACAAAGAGGGTGTACACTGGCATTGCTAACAGCGATAACTTAAACTACACATTGTACCCATCGACAAATGTGACAACAGGTGGAGGTTGGGTGGCAATGGATGCTCAAACCGGCAAAATCCTATGGACAACCGCAGTTCCAAACAACGGTAGATCAAACCCTATAACTGTTGCCAATGGAGTGTTGTTAGCTGGTTCACAAAATCCGAGAGGTCCCATTTACGCCATCGATGCAAAAACTGGGAAAATATTGTGGTCGAACGAGACAGGTGCAACTGTGTATGGGGGTATGTCAGTGAGCAATGGGTGCTTTTATGTTGGCCATGGTTACAGGTCTGGTATAGGAGTCTTTAATCCCAACAACACTGCTGGAACTTCACTCTTTGCCTATTGTGTATGTTGAAATGCCAAATGATTTCTCACTATAACTTTGGCAAATCATTTGTAATTGAATGCTGCATTTATCATTGACCATAAATAAAGAAATGCATGTTCCTTCTCTGATAGTTTAAGAGTGTATTTTTGTCTTAATTTTTACAAGCTCATTGTAGTTTAACAAATTGCAGCAAGTTATCAGAAGGGTTTATCTAAGTTATACACTGAATAATAATCAACATTATCTATACATGCAGCAGTAAcccaaaacaaaagaaaagtgAGCTCGAGAACTTCAATCACTAGTGAAAGTTAAAATAGTTGGATCCAGGTTTATTTAATTTATAGGCACCGTTCTTTTGAGAATTGTGGTGTCCGGATCAGTTTATTTTACTATTCCACCAAGTACATGCTACTCCCATTAAAACTAGTACCAAATAAGCCTGGCCACTCAAGACTTCATTTTGGCTAAAAGAGTCACAGCTCATCAAATAGAGAATTATGAAGTCCAACTTCAAATTGAACAAAGTTATTTCTTTTTCCTACTCACCGCCTATTTATATACCATGAGTGGTGGAGAGGGAAATGCAAGCACATCAAGCATATAATGCCAAAAATTTCCTAATTCTTGGAGAATTCAAAGATACTGAAAATAACCTAAAGAAACTCAATGAGGCATGAAACATCAACTTAGGCATCTAACAATCAAAATTCATTTGGCATCATTAAGGCTCAAAATTACTGTCAAAATGAGTAAAAAAGTAACGCAACAATCAATATCTAAAAGCTTAAAATGTTAGACATGCCAAAGGGCAAGACATATTGCAAAGGAAACACACAGATAAATCCTTCTATGAAAAGCATAAATCCTTCTTCACAGGTCTTGCACGCTCAAACCTACAAAATTCAAAATGTAATCCGCCTGTTAAATTCATATTCAACTCAGACAATACCAAATGTTCCATTACTGATAAGACATCTACACTCTTTTGGTAGGCTCAGTAAATCAAGATGGAGAACATACAAGTCACAATTAATCAAGACACAGACGTATAAACGTTACACGAATATCACCGTAGTTGGCAAAATGTAGCAGTTAAAAGATTGCAAACCTGGAGGAAGTGATTGCTTCAACTTGTCAGCCTTCTCAAAGTCGGACACACAGAGTGTGTAGAGGTACTTGGAGCAGCGAACCTTGAACTTGACCATATCCTTGTTTTTCTTGATCTTGACAGTTCGGGCATCCTTCCTTCTGGCTGTAAGAAGGAAATCCTTGATCTCGTGGATTTGCTTAGGCTACAATAAATATCAAGTAAAGAATTAACAAAAACAGAACACAAAGAAGTCTTCAGCAGGCCCAAATACAATATCAACTAATCAAATCTCCTGATTAACTGAAAATTACCAGGAAACAAGAAATCGCATCAATCACATTATAACAACCTAAGGATGGAATAAACAACAAGATAAAGATCTTCATCCCCAAACACGAAGTTGTAGGCGTATATACATATTACAGAGGAAGTAAAAATGTTCTTGATTTCAAACATACAAAAAATGGAAAAACCTGCTCAAATAAGAAGGTAAGAGCAGATAAATTGaacatttcttatatacaatcCAACATAGTAACACTCCCCTTGAAAAGTCTCAATCTGTATCTCAACAACACCTACTTACCTACCCCCAAATCAATTCAAGTTATGCAGGTCTAAAACTgtgtttttccttttattttatgattCCAAATATATAACTTCCAATAAAATGGCCAAAATAGTTCCAAAATAGAATTTTGGAGCAAACCAAATACAGGGAAAAGGAGGGAATTCTAACATTTACACTAATAGTCTGACATGGTATCACTTTCATTCAAAAGCCTCTGTTTTTATGGATGTCGAAAACATGCCCAAGTTTTAACCGTTTCCTGGATTAACGAAAAATAGAACAAAAACACCCAAATCGAGAGAACCCCCAAAAATCAagattcattacaagtcaaaatCGTTAAACAAAGATGAAATAATACAGATCATGTTATTAAGTTTGACACTTTAACTTATTGATTCCAAAACTAAAACATCCAATAAAATGGCCAAAAAATTTGTCCCAAAATAGAGTTTTggagcaaacccattaaagagaAAAGGAGGAAACTCCAACAATTACACTAGTACCGTGACATTATAGCACTTTCTTCCAAAAGCCTCTATTTTTATCTCAAAAAACACCTACTTTATACAGGTAGAAAACATGTCCAAGTTTATATATTTTCCTGGATATACAAAAAAATGGAACAGGAAAAAAAACCAATTAGAggaaacccacaaaatcaagatTCATCACAGTTCAGAATCATCAAAACAAAGATGAACAGTACAGAAGTCTCAATATGTATctcaatcaacaacaacctcaCCAACCCCCCAAATCAATTCAAATTCTGCAGGTTTAATCCGTTTAAAACAAGTTCAAggttttctcttttattttttgtatagtaAACTAAAACTTGTCCCAAAATGGAATTTTGGAGAAAACCAATTAAAAGCAAAAGGAGGAAACTCTAAACATTTACAGTTTACACTAATACTCTCACATTGTAGCGCTTCCCTACAAAAATAATCCATTTTCATCTCACTAAACAACTAATATATGCAAGTcaaggaaaaacaaaaagaaggaaACACACAAAATAAAGATCCATTACAAGTCGAAATCATTAAACAAAGACGACATAACATAGATTAACTATCATGGTGTTGTGTTTGAAACTTCAAATTCAGGTCAAAACATTATAAAGCAAAGAAACTAAATAACTAACTAAAACTTCCAATAAAATTGCCAAAATTGTCCCAAAATATAACTTTCGAGCAAAACCATTAAAGGGGAAAGGAAGAAACTCTCAAAACTGTAGCACTTTATTCCAAAAAGTATCCATTTTGATCCCAATAAAAATCTAAATACGTCCAAGTTAaaagaaaaatggaaaaaaaCACCCAAATAGAGGAAACCCACAGAATAAAGATTCATTATAAGTCAGAATCACTAAAATAAAATATGATATAATACAGATTAACTATCATGGTATTGAGTTTGAAACTTCAAATTCAGGTCAAAATATTATAAAGCAAAGAAACTAAGAAAACAAACCAAAAACATTGATTCCAAAACTAAAACTTCCAATAAAATGGCCAAACATGTCTCAAAATAGAATTTTGGGGCAACCCCATTAAATGGAAAAGCAGAAAACCTTAACATTTACACTAATAATCTCAATTATAGCacttttctccaaaaaaaaaaaatccatcttTATCTCAATAAACATCTACTTAAGTAGATCAAAAACATGCCCAAGTTTTTACCCTTTTCTTGGATAAACAAAACatggaaccaaaaaaaaaaaaacacaaataaaGAGAGCCCACAATATCAAGATTCATTACAAGTCAGAATTGTTAAACCAAGAAGGGACAATACAGAATAACTATCAATTTACTAAGCTAAAAACTTTAAATTACTGATTCCAAAACTTTAACTAACAATAAAATGGccaatttttttccaaaaaataaaatCTTAAAGCAACCCCAATACAGGAAAAAGAGGAAACTCTAGACATTTACACTAATAGCCCCACATTGTAACACTTTCCTCCAAAAAAAAACTCTATTTTTTTCTCAATAAACACCTAATTTATGCAAGTGAACCCAAATAGAAGTAACCCCACAAAATAAAGATTCATTTACAGTTCAGAATCATAAAACAAATATGACATATAATACAAAAGATTAACTATAGTGATATTGTGTTTGAAACTTCAAATTCAGGTCCAAATATTGTAACAACGCAACTATATAGGCTGTTTTACAGAtctaagaaagaagaaaaaacagGAGAAAATGTACCATTTTTGGGGGTAGGGGGAAAGGAGGAGATGACGGCTAGCTCAAGAGATAGAAAAAACAAGGTAAGGGAGAGAATAAAGCTATATAAATATGATTTgctaaaaccctagttcacttataaaaaaaataaattatttattttagtaaaaagTTGTTTTGTTACTaaatttatcttcttctttttttgcgcAGATTGTGCTTCTTTTGGAGTAGTCTTTAAGTAGGTGACCTGAGTAGTCTTTAAGTAGGTGTTTGGTCATGCGATTTCATGTCATGAGATGAAATTTTAAATTattcaaaaaggcatgattttaaaaaatataaatgtaaaatttgactcatacatttatattttgtaaaaaaagactcataagttggtagatatatttatcaatcatgtttaccaactataagttggtagatatattatTCGCACCATGTTGGAGGactatattaaagagtagttacattattattcatgttaaattttcctttttaatgaactaaagtttgatcaattgatgttgtattttttagaaaggccttctagtagcgtattaattttattatgaactatgatttacacatttggtaagattgta
Encoded proteins:
- the LOC132640068 gene encoding uncharacterized protein LOC132640068; this translates as MAIHLFSNNMFLFISWIFCALSVCAKSNPNWHNRKHHTSGNWMNHGGDLYNQRFAYGERKISPMTASKLRLKWEFKAGKDITATPAIFAGILYFPSWNGNIYAVRAKDGVVVWEKSVQELTGINGKFNSSSLPNVTSIVARATPSVVSDRDLVIVGVYGPSLVLGLKRSNGDLIWSTRLDDHPASVVTMSGTYYKGAFYVGTSSLEEGATIDECCYFRGSFLKLDIETGKILWKTFMLPENGGKKGGYSGAAIWGSSPSIDSRRNHVYIATGNLYSVPKHIEDCQKEQNQRNQTNPTRPDPCIEPENHSNSMLALDLDTGEIEWYKQIGGYDVWFVACANSTNPNCPVGPSPDYDFGEAPMMLSVLVNGTKKLDIVAAVQKSGIAWALNRDNGDLFWTTEAGPGGVGGGGIWGAATDTKRVYTGIANSDNLNYTLYPSTNVTTGGGWVAMDAQTGKILWTTAVPNNGRSNPITVANGVLLAGSQNPRGPIYAIDAKTGKILWSNETGATVYGGMSVSNGCFYVGHGYRSGIGVFNPNNTAGTSLFAYCVC
- the LOC132640069 gene encoding large ribosomal subunit protein eL38, coding for MPKQIHEIKDFLLTARRKDARTVKIKKNKDMVKFKVRCSKYLYTLCVSDFEKADKLKQSLPPGLSVQDL